A genomic segment from Halomonas sp. TA22 encodes:
- a CDS encoding biopolymer transporter ExbD — translation MKFARRRRDPVDVNLTPLIDVVFLLLIFFMVSTTFDTRQALELVLPQSSSSEVLTPLPVTLSVTVDGDYRLGNRILFLAELSVALAEVAESAREHGLILEADERSTHGAVVAALDRAGALGIQHIRIATRDGQASLSHVEIP, via the coding sequence ATGAAGTTCGCCCGGCGGCGGCGCGACCCGGTCGATGTCAATCTCACCCCGCTGATCGATGTCGTGTTCCTGCTGTTGATCTTTTTCATGGTCTCGACCACCTTCGATACTCGTCAGGCACTCGAACTGGTATTACCTCAGAGCAGTAGTAGTGAAGTGTTGACGCCGCTGCCGGTGACGCTATCGGTCACTGTCGATGGCGACTATCGCCTGGGTAATCGAATCCTGTTCCTGGCGGAGCTGAGTGTGGCTCTGGCGGAGGTGGCTGAGTCGGCGCGCGAACATGGCCTGATCCTCGAAGCCGACGAGCGCAGTACGCACGGGGCCGTCGTGGCCGCCCTCGACCGCGCCGGTGCATTGGGAATTCAACATATCCGTATTGCCACCCGTGACGGGCAGGCATCTCTCTCACACGTGGAGATACCGTGA
- a CDS encoding agmatine/peptidylarginine deiminase, protein MVNRMFPEWHPQDAVQLTWPTAESDWSEILERIEATLEALVVAIARYQAVVIGVADMPTRERLVASFARLGVPAERLRLAIVASDDTWTRDFGPLAVERDGSPCLLDYRFTGWGGKFAATRDNAVTANLAQAGLYQVPIESHDWVLEGGAIESDGQGTLLTTEACLLNPNRNPTLARADVETRLADELGAQRVLWLAHGHLEGDDTDSHVDTLARFCDPQTIAYVRCDDERDAHYPALKAMESELRALRQVNGQPYRLIALPWPRPCFDPEDGHRLPATYANFLIINGAVLVPTYADAADAAALAALDEAFPDRDIIPIDCRAVIRQHGSLHCLTMQLPRGTLTPFCVDEEKTQ, encoded by the coding sequence ATAGTGAATCGCATGTTCCCCGAATGGCATCCCCAGGATGCCGTGCAACTGACCTGGCCAACGGCAGAGAGCGACTGGTCGGAGATCCTCGAACGCATCGAGGCAACCCTGGAAGCGCTGGTGGTGGCCATTGCTCGCTACCAGGCGGTGGTGATCGGCGTGGCCGACATGCCAACCCGTGAGCGACTGGTGGCCAGCTTCGCACGCCTGGGCGTGCCTGCCGAGCGGTTGCGCCTGGCGATCGTTGCCAGTGACGATACCTGGACCCGCGATTTCGGCCCCCTCGCCGTGGAGCGCGACGGCAGCCCGTGCCTGCTCGATTACCGTTTCACCGGCTGGGGCGGCAAGTTCGCGGCGACGCGCGACAACGCAGTGACCGCCAACCTGGCACAGGCGGGCCTCTACCAGGTGCCCATCGAGAGCCACGACTGGGTACTCGAAGGAGGCGCCATCGAGAGCGACGGCCAGGGCACCCTGCTCACCACCGAGGCCTGCCTGCTCAATCCCAACCGCAATCCGACCCTGGCCCGGGCCGATGTCGAGACGCGCCTGGCCGACGAGCTCGGCGCCCAGCGCGTGTTGTGGCTCGCCCATGGCCATCTGGAGGGCGACGACACCGACAGCCATGTCGATACGCTGGCACGCTTCTGTGACCCGCAGACCATCGCCTATGTTCGCTGCGACGATGAGCGCGACGCTCACTACCCGGCACTCAAGGCCATGGAGTCGGAACTTCGTGCCTTGCGCCAGGTCAATGGCCAGCCCTATCGGCTGATCGCGCTACCCTGGCCACGCCCCTGCTTCGATCCTGAGGATGGTCATCGCCTGCCGGCGACCTATGCCAACTTCCTGATCATCAATGGCGCAGTGCTGGTGCCGACCTATGCCGATGCCGCCGACGCCGCGGCGCTGGCGGCCCTGGACGAGGCGTTTCCCGATCGCGACATCATCCCCATCGACTGTCGCGCCGTGATTCGTCAACATGGCAGCCTTCACTGCCTGACCATGCAGTTACCACGCGGCACCCTGACTCCGTTTTGCGTTGACGAGGAGAAAACCCAATGA
- a CDS encoding DNA internalization-related competence protein ComEC/Rec2 gives MGWAMPLSGAVLLGIVLGYLAPVALFELWALALLLVWRWRGVRLLVMAMLLPMVSILASSGAVLPQGLSREDLSIVGVVTQVDSEGDGMSRLHLDIAECAPLAVRRMPCDGLRHVRLSVFGYETFRVGEHWALTVRLRPPAGFSNPDTFDFQRWLWREGIDATGYVRQEPAPRRVEQAAVSLRDSALKLLDARLPDGTSRRWLAALTLGAGERLNDVDWALLNASGTTHLVVISGLHVGLVAAFALLAGRGLARLTMPGTWRLVTWPWWFAAMVTVGYALLSGFGPPAQRAMIMTLVGLWVASGRHAPGPWQAWWLALALVLLVDPLSLWRPGLWLSFVAVALLIVIWQGRTKPGGIKGWWWALLRTQLLLAPLMAGAVLLAFDRLAPAAPLVNLIAVPLVSLMMVPLGLLGWLFVWLPPLSALCWWLFAALVEALYGLLKYSVEWLPLWSPEPWQVWPLALALALLALLWALPALAVSLRVAGSLVLAVLPFSLPAPELPHGMVQVRVHDVGQGQLVDLRTAQHRLLYDTGPRFRSGSMPLESLWRTPQRFDKVVVSHVDTDHAGGVPVLAEHRVERFLAPRGEQVGVPFDACQAGEGWHWDGVEFRFLWPPAGSDNDEWFSNDRSCVLLVEAGTQRILITGDVGRQVERRFLLAIEPPVNLLVAGHHGSRTSTGPQLVDMLKPHHVIFSAGRDNAYGHPHDEVVQRLRDPLRCLWSTALDGAVTWRLGSDEAPHVKAERSSTWRRCRSPLP, from the coding sequence ATGGGCTGGGCCATGCCCTTGAGTGGCGCCGTTTTGCTGGGGATCGTCCTGGGTTACCTGGCCCCGGTGGCACTCTTCGAGCTCTGGGCGCTGGCCCTGCTGCTGGTCTGGCGCTGGCGCGGCGTACGGCTGCTTGTCATGGCGATGCTGCTGCCGATGGTGTCGATACTCGCCTCCAGCGGCGCCGTCTTGCCCCAGGGACTATCACGGGAAGACCTTTCCATCGTCGGGGTGGTCACTCAGGTCGATTCCGAAGGGGATGGAATGAGTCGCCTTCATCTCGATATCGCTGAGTGCGCTCCCCTTGCGGTGCGCAGAATGCCTTGCGACGGCCTGCGTCATGTGCGCCTGAGCGTATTTGGTTACGAAACGTTCAGGGTCGGAGAGCATTGGGCCTTGACGGTACGTTTGCGACCTCCCGCGGGGTTCAGTAATCCAGACACCTTCGACTTTCAGCGCTGGCTGTGGCGCGAGGGGATAGACGCGACGGGATACGTGCGCCAGGAGCCGGCGCCTCGACGAGTCGAGCAGGCCGCTGTATCCCTTCGCGACAGTGCGCTTAAACTGCTCGATGCGCGCCTACCCGATGGCACGTCGCGACGTTGGTTGGCGGCCCTGACGCTGGGTGCCGGTGAGCGGCTCAATGATGTCGATTGGGCGCTACTCAATGCCAGCGGCACCACCCACCTGGTAGTGATATCCGGCCTGCATGTCGGGCTGGTAGCAGCCTTTGCGCTGCTTGCCGGTCGCGGGCTGGCACGCTTGACGATGCCGGGTACCTGGCGACTCGTCACCTGGCCATGGTGGTTTGCCGCCATGGTGACGGTCGGGTATGCGCTCCTGTCCGGTTTCGGTCCCCCGGCTCAGCGCGCCATGATCATGACCCTGGTCGGCCTGTGGGTGGCCAGCGGTCGCCACGCTCCCGGCCCTTGGCAGGCGTGGTGGCTGGCACTGGCGCTGGTACTGCTGGTCGACCCGCTGTCGTTGTGGCGCCCGGGGCTGTGGCTCTCCTTCGTTGCCGTGGCGCTGCTGATCGTGATCTGGCAGGGCCGCACGAAACCGGGGGGCATCAAGGGCTGGTGGTGGGCGTTGCTGCGTACCCAGCTTCTGCTTGCCCCGCTGATGGCCGGGGCGGTGCTGCTGGCCTTCGATCGACTGGCACCGGCGGCGCCGCTGGTCAACCTGATCGCCGTTCCGCTGGTCAGCCTGATGATGGTGCCGCTTGGCTTGCTGGGGTGGCTGTTCGTCTGGCTACCGCCGTTATCGGCGCTGTGCTGGTGGTTGTTCGCAGCGCTGGTCGAAGCGCTTTATGGATTGCTCAAGTATTCGGTCGAGTGGTTGCCACTCTGGTCTCCCGAGCCCTGGCAAGTATGGCCCCTTGCCTTGGCCTTGGCCTTGCTGGCACTACTCTGGGCGCTGCCGGCCCTTGCCGTGTCGCTGCGCGTTGCCGGCAGCCTAGTGCTTGCCGTGCTGCCTTTCAGCCTGCCGGCGCCTGAACTTCCTCACGGCATGGTTCAGGTACGTGTGCATGACGTGGGCCAGGGCCAGCTGGTCGACCTGCGTACGGCGCAGCACCGCTTGCTGTATGACACGGGGCCGCGCTTTCGCTCGGGATCCATGCCGCTGGAAAGCCTATGGCGCACGCCGCAGCGTTTCGACAAGGTGGTGGTCAGCCACGTCGACACGGATCATGCCGGAGGTGTGCCGGTACTGGCCGAGCACCGTGTCGAGCGCTTTTTGGCACCGCGCGGCGAACAGGTCGGGGTACCGTTCGACGCCTGTCAGGCAGGCGAGGGCTGGCATTGGGATGGTGTCGAGTTCCGCTTCCTATGGCCCCCCGCTGGCAGCGACAATGACGAGTGGTTCAGCAATGATCGTTCCTGCGTACTACTGGTCGAGGCGGGGACGCAGCGGATTTTAATCACCGGTGATGTCGGCCGTCAGGTCGAGCGCCGCTTCCTGCTGGCCATCGAGCCGCCAGTCAACCTGCTGGTGGCCGGTCACCACGGTAGCCGTACTAGTACCGGCCCGCAGCTGGTCGACATGTTGAAGCCTCATCATGTCATCTTCAGTGCCGGTCGCGACAATGCCTACGGCCACCCCCACGACGAGGTGGTGCAGCGGCTGCGCGATCCGTTGCGCTGTCTCTGGAGTACGGCGCTGGATGGGGCCGTGACCTGGCGATTGGGAAGTGATGAGGCGCCACACGTCAAGGCCGAGCGTTCCAGCACATGGCGGCGGTGTCGAAGCCCGTTGCCATAG
- the msbA gene encoding lipid A export permease/ATP-binding protein MsbA yields MTQASSWNLYTRLLGYVKPHWRSFALAVVGYVIYAASSTALAEMMKRLIDGIQNPDASFRLFLPLFVVGMFAARGLGTFLGTYYMSNVARNVVHSLRCNVFNHMLHLPGRFFDSHSSGHLISRVTYHVEQVTGAATNAVTILLREGLFVVGLIAYLLWTNWLLTLLFLGVTPLIAGVVNYASKRFRDISQRIQHSMGDVTHVASEALTGYRVVRTHGAEEHEKQRFAAVSNYNRQQSMKEALTRAVSTPVIQLLVAVALAVLVWLAMSPALMDNMTPGEFVAFVTAASLMAKPVRQLTEINSEIQKGIAASAELFMLLEEPLEHDEGTRDPGRLVGKVSLRGIRFNYAPGQPEVLKGIDLEVKAGEMIAIVGRSGSGKSTLVSLLPRFYRPSAGKIRIDGVPIEEFRLAPLRRQIALVSQQVTLFNASVADNIAYGVPAAEREAIVAAARAAYAHDFIAALPKGYDTVIGDNGVMLSGGQRQRLAIARAIFKNAPLLILDEATSALDSESERYIQRALEEVCRGRTTFVIAHRLSTIERADRILVMEQGEIVEQGTHAELLAREGAYAALHRLQFQEPA; encoded by the coding sequence GTGACGCAAGCATCCAGCTGGAACCTTTACACGCGACTGCTTGGCTACGTCAAACCGCACTGGAGGTCGTTTGCGCTGGCCGTAGTGGGCTATGTCATCTACGCCGCGTCGAGCACGGCGCTTGCGGAAATGATGAAGCGGCTGATCGACGGCATTCAGAATCCCGATGCCTCCTTTCGGCTCTTCCTGCCGCTGTTCGTGGTCGGCATGTTCGCCGCCCGCGGCTTGGGGACCTTTCTTGGCACCTATTACATGAGCAATGTGGCACGCAATGTCGTGCATTCACTGCGCTGCAACGTATTCAACCATATGCTGCATCTCCCCGGCCGTTTCTTCGATTCCCACTCCAGTGGCCACCTCATTTCCCGAGTGACCTATCACGTCGAGCAGGTCACCGGGGCGGCAACCAATGCCGTGACCATTCTGCTGCGTGAAGGGCTCTTCGTGGTCGGCCTGATTGCTTATCTGCTGTGGACCAACTGGCTGCTCACGCTGCTGTTTCTTGGCGTGACGCCGCTGATCGCCGGGGTGGTCAACTATGCGAGCAAGCGCTTTCGCGACATTTCCCAGCGTATCCAGCACTCCATGGGGGACGTGACTCACGTCGCTTCCGAGGCGTTGACCGGCTATCGCGTGGTGCGCACCCATGGCGCGGAGGAGCACGAAAAGCAGCGCTTCGCCGCCGTCAGCAACTACAATCGCCAGCAGAGCATGAAGGAGGCGTTGACCAGGGCGGTCAGCACCCCGGTCATCCAGCTGTTGGTCGCGGTGGCGCTGGCGGTGCTGGTGTGGCTGGCAATGTCGCCGGCGCTGATGGACAACATGACGCCAGGTGAATTCGTGGCCTTCGTCACGGCGGCCTCGCTGATGGCCAAGCCGGTGCGCCAGCTCACCGAAATCAATAGCGAGATTCAGAAGGGGATCGCCGCATCGGCCGAACTCTTCATGCTGCTAGAAGAGCCGCTCGAACATGACGAAGGCACGCGCGACCCCGGCCGCCTGGTAGGGAAAGTGAGTCTGCGCGGCATTCGCTTCAACTATGCCCCCGGTCAGCCCGAGGTGCTCAAGGGTATCGATCTGGAAGTCAAGGCCGGTGAGATGATCGCCATCGTCGGACGCTCGGGAAGCGGAAAATCGACGCTGGTCAGCCTTTTGCCGCGTTTCTATCGGCCAAGTGCCGGTAAGATTCGCATCGATGGGGTGCCGATCGAAGAGTTCCGTCTCGCGCCGCTACGCCGTCAGATCGCACTCGTCTCCCAGCAGGTCACGCTATTCAATGCCAGTGTTGCCGACAATATCGCCTATGGCGTGCCCGCAGCCGAGCGCGAAGCCATCGTCGCCGCCGCCCGGGCAGCCTATGCTCATGACTTCATTGCGGCACTGCCCAAGGGCTACGATACGGTGATCGGCGATAATGGCGTGATGCTCTCTGGCGGCCAGCGCCAGCGACTGGCCATTGCCAGGGCCATCTTCAAGAATGCACCGCTGCTGATCCTCGATGAGGCGACCTCGGCCCTGGATAGCGAATCCGAGCGCTACATCCAGCGAGCCCTGGAGGAGGTGTGTCGCGGGCGAACCACCTTCGTCATCGCCCACCGCCTTTCGACCATTGAGCGCGCCGACCGCATCCTGGTCATGGAGCAGGGCGAGATCGTCGAGCAGGGGACTCATGCCGAACTCCTGGCCCGCGAGGGTGCCTATGCGGCGCTACATCGCCTGCAATTCCAGGAGCCGGCATGA
- a CDS encoding lipoprotein-releasing ABC transporter permease subunit, with translation MLDRLPLMLGLRYVRAKRRNHFISFISLTSMLGLMLGVAVLILVLSVMNGFDHELRTRVLGMVPHTKIEQRGGMTDWQPLAERLVQRERVLGAAPYVEQQGMFSVGGRNEGAMVNGIQPEYEDRVSIIGRHMQRGNLDDLAPGEWNIVLGSLLARNLGVGVGDRVTLLVPEASITPAGVFPRLKRFTVSGIFSVGADLDANLAYANIEDMQTLARMGDAVGGLRLELDDLFAANSETRAIIDELGAGYRGLDWTFSHGNLFQAIQMEKRMIGLLLTVIIAVAAFNIVSTLVMVVTDKHADIAILRTIGATPRSIMGIFIVQGMAIGIIGILIGLILGVVLALTISDIISFFESVLGIQFLDANVYFISYLPSRLNWEDVGNIVLAAFVLTFLSTLYPAWRAARVQPAEVLRYE, from the coding sequence ATGCTCGACCGCTTGCCCCTGATGCTTGGCCTGCGCTATGTCCGCGCCAAGCGACGCAATCACTTCATCTCCTTCATTTCATTGACTTCCATGCTGGGCCTGATGCTCGGGGTGGCGGTGCTGATCCTGGTGCTGTCGGTGATGAACGGCTTCGATCATGAGCTGCGCACTCGCGTGCTCGGCATGGTGCCGCATACCAAGATCGAGCAACGCGGGGGCATGACCGATTGGCAGCCGCTGGCCGAGCGGCTGGTTCAGCGCGAGCGGGTACTCGGTGCCGCGCCCTACGTCGAGCAGCAGGGGATGTTTTCGGTGGGCGGACGCAACGAGGGCGCCATGGTCAATGGCATTCAGCCCGAGTACGAGGATCGCGTCTCGATCATCGGTCGACACATGCAGCGGGGCAACCTCGACGACTTGGCCCCCGGCGAGTGGAACATCGTGCTCGGCTCATTGCTTGCACGTAATCTCGGTGTGGGCGTAGGCGACCGGGTCACGCTGCTTGTGCCCGAGGCCTCGATCACCCCGGCCGGTGTCTTCCCAAGGCTCAAGCGCTTTACCGTCAGTGGCATCTTCAGTGTGGGAGCCGATCTGGATGCCAACCTGGCCTACGCCAATATCGAGGATATGCAGACCCTGGCGCGGATGGGCGATGCCGTCGGCGGACTGCGCCTGGAACTCGATGATCTGTTTGCCGCCAACAGCGAGACGCGCGCGATCATCGATGAGCTCGGTGCCGGCTATCGCGGCCTCGACTGGACCTTCTCGCATGGCAACCTGTTCCAGGCGATCCAGATGGAGAAGCGCATGATTGGTCTGCTACTGACCGTCATCATTGCCGTGGCGGCGTTCAATATCGTCTCGACGCTGGTGATGGTGGTGACCGATAAGCATGCCGATATCGCCATCCTGCGTACCATTGGCGCCACGCCGCGCTCGATCATGGGTATCTTCATCGTCCAAGGGATGGCCATCGGCATCATCGGTATCCTGATCGGACTGATACTTGGAGTGGTTCTGGCACTGACGATCTCCGATATCATCAGCTTCTTCGAGTCGGTGCTGGGCATCCAGTTCCTCGATGCCAATGTCTACTTCATCAGCTATCTGCCCTCGCGCCTGAACTGGGAAGACGTGGGCAATATCGTACTGGCCGCCTTTGTATTGACGTTCCTATCCACCCTATATCCGGCCTGGCGTGCGGCCCGGGTCCAGCCTGCCGAGGTGCTTCGCTATGAGTGA
- a CDS encoding DUF2062 domain-containing protein, with the protein MLRRLLQRHMPHPDTLKRNRSLRFMGHLISNPSLWVLSRRSVANAFMVGLFSALLPIPFQMVVAAFGAWLLRCNLPLSVGLVWITNPLTMPLIFYGNYRLGSWLMSTPVREAPTEISTRWIAEQMVEILPILVVGSLVSAVVLGLIANLVVRLLWRWQVARNWKRRHRRRRRNHFRGPYDDNC; encoded by the coding sequence ATGCTGCGCCGACTTCTCCAGCGCCATATGCCCCATCCGGACACCCTGAAGCGCAATCGCTCCCTGCGCTTCATGGGGCATTTAATCAGTAACCCATCATTATGGGTACTGTCGCGTCGCTCGGTCGCCAACGCCTTCATGGTGGGGCTGTTCAGCGCCCTGCTGCCGATTCCCTTTCAGATGGTGGTTGCGGCCTTCGGCGCCTGGCTGCTGCGCTGCAATCTGCCGCTCTCGGTAGGCCTGGTATGGATCACCAACCCGCTGACCATGCCGCTGATCTTCTATGGCAACTATCGGCTCGGTTCCTGGCTGATGAGCACTCCGGTCAGGGAGGCTCCCACTGAGATATCGACACGCTGGATCGCCGAGCAGATGGTCGAGATCCTGCCCATCCTGGTGGTGGGCTCTTTAGTCTCGGCAGTTGTGCTCGGGCTTATCGCGAACCTGGTGGTGCGTCTGCTGTGGCGCTGGCAGGTCGCGCGCAACTGGAAGCGCCGCCATCGTAGACGGCGGCGCAACCACTTTCGGGGACCTTACGACGACAACTGCTGA
- a CDS encoding Nudix family hydrolase — MVKRRVHVAAAAIVSRDRQQVLIARRPSSVDQGGLWEFPGGKLAPYETGFEALKRELHEELGVEIQRAQPLIRVHHEYPDKHILLDVWQVHAYAGEPFGREGQAVRWVGMDELFQYPFPAANLPILRAVMLPTEYLITAEESDDELFMTRLERALREDGIQLVQLRAKQLDESAYRVRAERALALCREYGARLLLNGEPELLESVDADGIHLTSERLMGLERRPIADGKWLSASTHDRVQLDQARRIGCDFVTLSPLRTTPTHPDAEPLGWHDFQQLVETAAMPVFALGGMTRFDANHARAVGAQGIASIRDFWK, encoded by the coding sequence ATGGTGAAGAGACGGGTACATGTGGCAGCCGCCGCCATCGTCAGCCGTGATCGGCAGCAGGTATTGATTGCCCGACGCCCTTCGAGCGTGGATCAAGGGGGGCTGTGGGAGTTTCCCGGTGGCAAGCTGGCGCCTTACGAGACTGGCTTCGAAGCCCTCAAGCGCGAGCTGCATGAAGAGCTGGGCGTGGAGATCCAGCGTGCTCAACCGCTGATACGCGTGCATCACGAGTATCCGGACAAGCATATTTTGCTGGATGTGTGGCAGGTGCATGCCTATGCCGGTGAGCCTTTCGGTCGCGAGGGGCAGGCGGTACGCTGGGTGGGAATGGATGAGCTGTTCCAGTACCCGTTTCCGGCCGCCAATCTGCCAATCCTGCGCGCAGTGATGCTACCCACCGAATACCTGATCACGGCCGAGGAGAGCGACGACGAGCTGTTCATGACGCGTCTGGAGCGTGCCCTGCGCGAGGATGGCATTCAACTGGTGCAGCTGCGCGCCAAGCAGCTAGACGAGAGCGCCTATCGGGTGCGTGCCGAGCGGGCGCTTGCGCTGTGTCGCGAGTATGGGGCGCGCCTTCTGCTCAATGGCGAGCCTGAGCTTCTCGAGTCGGTGGATGCCGATGGCATCCACTTGACCAGCGAGCGGCTGATGGGGCTTGAGCGCCGGCCCATTGCCGATGGTAAATGGCTCTCTGCCTCGACCCATGATCGGGTACAGCTCGACCAGGCGCGACGTATCGGCTGCGATTTCGTGACGCTCTCTCCGCTGCGCACCACGCCGACGCATCCGGATGCCGAGCCGCTGGGCTGGCACGATTTCCAGCAGTTGGTGGAGACCGCGGCGATGCCGGTCTTCGCCTTGGGCGGCATGACCCGCTTCGATGCCAACCATGCGCGTGCGGTGGGGGCGCAGGGGATCGCCTCGATTCGCGATTTTTGGAAATAA
- a CDS encoding ABC transporter ATP-binding protein: MSEMAAMREQDGALGEVMLQCLGLTRVYREGPQDITVLHELNLEVRAGERVAVVGSSGSGKTTLLNMLGGLDKPSGGKVMVAGRSLAELGEAALGKFRNRHIGFVYQFHHLLAELTALENAALPLIVRGERSKQAKARALEILERVGMGPRAEHKPGELSGGERQRVAIARALIADPSLVLMDEPTGNLDQATAASILALMDELARASACAFVIVTHDPALAAHQDRVLRLDGGRLTPD; encoded by the coding sequence ATGAGTGAGATGGCCGCGATGAGAGAGCAAGATGGCGCACTTGGCGAGGTGATGCTGCAGTGCCTCGGCCTGACGCGGGTCTATCGGGAGGGGCCGCAGGACATCACCGTACTGCATGAGCTTAACCTCGAGGTGCGCGCCGGGGAGCGTGTCGCCGTGGTCGGCAGCTCCGGCTCGGGCAAAACGACCCTGCTCAACATGCTCGGCGGGCTCGACAAGCCCAGTGGTGGCAAGGTAATGGTGGCCGGTCGGTCGTTGGCCGAGCTGGGCGAGGCGGCGCTGGGCAAGTTTCGCAATCGGCATATCGGTTTCGTCTACCAGTTCCACCACCTGCTGGCCGAGCTCACTGCGTTGGAGAACGCCGCGTTGCCGCTGATCGTGCGCGGAGAGCGCAGCAAGCAGGCCAAGGCAAGAGCGCTCGAGATTCTCGAACGGGTGGGGATGGGACCGCGGGCGGAGCACAAGCCTGGCGAGCTCTCTGGAGGGGAGCGGCAACGCGTGGCGATCGCGCGCGCGCTGATCGCCGATCCCAGCCTGGTATTGATGGACGAGCCGACGGGGAATCTCGATCAGGCTACTGCGGCGAGCATTCTGGCGCTGATGGACGAGTTGGCGCGCGCAAGTGCCTGTGCCTTCGTGATCGTCACCCACGACCCCGCGCTGGCGGCACATCAGGATCGCGTGCTGCGCCTCGATGGCGGGCGCCTGACGCCTGACTGA
- a CDS encoding MotA/TolQ/ExbB proton channel family protein, with the protein MEMLEALLAVGWLMLPLFGCSLVASVIIIERCWTLRRSRIAPLGLGQEICMLIARGQVNLFWLESHSPLGGVLASGLRNVSLGHDQVRARLQDAATAVIHDMERFLSPLGTIAAIAPLIGLLGTVVGMIEVFAVIVSADGADRAVDMAGGISRALMTTAAGLTVAIPALMFHRHFQRKVEDITVAMEEQAGQMVEFLAHHGGDIVLAERRSEGHGAGESRDVSQVAGT; encoded by the coding sequence ATGGAAATGCTTGAAGCTCTGCTGGCCGTTGGCTGGCTGATGTTGCCGCTGTTTGGCTGTTCACTCGTCGCCTCGGTGATCATCATCGAACGTTGCTGGACCCTGCGGCGGAGTCGAATTGCGCCGCTGGGGCTGGGCCAGGAGATCTGCATGCTGATCGCCCGCGGTCAGGTCAACCTGTTCTGGCTGGAGAGCCACTCGCCGCTGGGCGGTGTGCTCGCCTCGGGCCTGCGTAACGTTAGCCTGGGTCATGACCAGGTGCGAGCCCGCCTGCAGGATGCCGCCACTGCCGTGATCCACGATATGGAGCGGTTTCTGAGTCCGCTAGGTACCATCGCGGCTATCGCCCCGCTGATCGGCCTGCTGGGGACGGTAGTGGGAATGATCGAGGTGTTTGCGGTGATCGTCAGCGCCGACGGTGCCGATAGGGCAGTGGACATGGCTGGGGGAATTTCCCGCGCCTTGATGACTACCGCGGCGGGTCTGACCGTGGCCATTCCGGCGTTGATGTTCCATCGTCACTTTCAGCGCAAGGTCGAGGATATTACTGTCGCCATGGAGGAGCAGGCTGGGCAGATGGTGGAGTTTCTGGCGCACCATGGCGGTGACATCGTGCTGGCTGAGCGGCGCTCGGAAGGGCATGGCGCGGGCGAGTCGCGCGATGTCTCGCAGGTCGCTGGTACATGA
- a CDS encoding carbon-nitrogen hydrolase has translation MSKTLKVGLVQQAAWPDKAKSLDESEAGVRELAAQGAKLVLLQELHATHYFCQYEDAELFDLAEPLDGPTGQRLAHLAAELDIVLVGSLFERRAAGLYHNTAVVYDRQQGRVGHYRKMHIPDDPGFYEKFYFAPGDADGERGFTPIDTSVGRLGVLVCWDQWYPEAARLMALAGAELLLYPTAIGWHPPDDLPEKGRQKEAWTLIQRSHGVANGLPVLVANRVGFEPDHSGVSDGINFWGGSFICGPQGELLAHAGEESEQLLVELDMSRSEYIRRMWPYLRDRRIDAYGDLTRRYRD, from the coding sequence ATGAGCAAGACCCTCAAGGTCGGACTGGTCCAGCAAGCGGCCTGGCCGGATAAGGCCAAAAGCCTGGACGAGAGCGAGGCCGGGGTGCGCGAACTCGCCGCCCAGGGCGCCAAACTGGTTCTGCTGCAGGAGCTGCATGCCACCCACTACTTCTGCCAGTACGAAGATGCCGAGCTGTTCGACCTCGCCGAGCCACTCGACGGCCCCACCGGCCAGCGCCTGGCGCACTTGGCAGCCGAACTGGACATTGTGCTGGTGGGCTCGCTGTTCGAGCGGCGCGCAGCGGGGCTCTACCACAATACCGCAGTGGTCTACGACCGCCAGCAGGGACGTGTAGGCCACTACCGCAAGATGCATATCCCTGATGACCCGGGCTTCTATGAGAAGTTTTACTTCGCCCCAGGCGATGCCGACGGCGAGCGAGGCTTTACCCCCATCGATACCTCGGTGGGTCGCCTGGGCGTGCTGGTCTGCTGGGACCAGTGGTATCCGGAAGCGGCACGCCTGATGGCCCTGGCCGGCGCCGAGCTGCTGCTCTACCCGACAGCCATCGGCTGGCATCCGCCCGATGACCTGCCCGAGAAGGGCCGCCAGAAGGAGGCCTGGACGCTGATCCAGCGCTCGCATGGCGTGGCCAACGGCCTGCCGGTACTAGTCGCCAACCGGGTCGGCTTCGAGCCCGATCACTCCGGCGTCAGCGATGGTATCAACTTCTGGGGCGGCAGTTTCATCTGTGGTCCGCAAGGGGAGCTTCTGGCGCATGCCGGGGAGGAGTCCGAGCAGTTGCTCGTCGAGCTCGACATGAGCCGCAGCGAGTATATTCGGCGCATGTGGCCCTACCTGCGCGATCGTCGCATCGATGCCTATGGCGACCTGACTCGCCGTTATCGCGATTGA